Within the Paenibacillus sp. AN1007 genome, the region TTATACCAGCTCTGATTCATTTACAGACAGCCTGCAGCTCATCTCAGCCACCGAATTGGACACCAGATTTTCAATCACTGCCACAGCGGGACCGGGCGGCCGAATAACGTCAGTTCCACCCGGCGATGTGCTTAGAGTAGATCAGGACTCTGATAAAGAAATTACGTTTACCCCCGATTCCGGTAAAGTTGTGGATACGGTAACGGTAGACGGCGAGATCGTGCCCCTATCTGCTGGCACTTATACCTTTACGAATATTGAGGCAGACCATACCATTCATGTGACCTTCAAAAACGATCCGGACGCAAGCATACTTCCTTTTATCGTATGGAATGACAACTTCGCCAGTGGCGAGTACACAACGGCTGTTATCATTGATTTAGGCGAGGGGAAAGCAGCGTTAGGCTCCGAGCTTCGTCCAGACTTATTTGCCCTGTCGGTAAGAAACACGACCCTGAACGGCGAAGCGGTGACCCTTGAAGGACCACGCAAGATCACAAGGGTTTACGCTAATGATGAACCGAAGGTACGCGGCTATGTGGGGCCGGTAAGCAATTCACCAGATTATCGGGACGGACTGGCGAGCGGCCGTTACATCGTCGTTGAGTCTGAGTTTTATTCAGAGAGCGGCGGCAATACAACACTGGATGGCAGCAGTAACTCGACAAAGCAGGTTTACACCCTCAGCCAAAAGGGTCAGATCGTACTGACAGAGGGGAATCCACTTCACAACGTGGTTTTTGAGCAAGAAAAGGTTGTGAATCCAATCCTTGATAAGTTCGCAACATTCACGGATCATTCGGTCAATCGCTCGCTCTACCTTCATAAGGATGAGGACGGTAACGTGATGAAAGGATTGCCGCTGTATGTGTACACCCACGGCATGTCACGCGGCGGCACAAACGCTGCGGCAGACCAAAAAGCGGCCATGAAATCCGCCAATGGATCGGTCGCCCTAATGAAAAAAATGGCACAGAATCCCGAAAAGTACGCCAGCCACATCCTGAATATTTCCTATAATGGCGTTTCTGTTCCCTCCACACAGAATGTGAAGAAGGTCATCGACGCCCTGATCGCCAGCGGCGAAGTAGATCCTAACCGTGTTTACGCAGCAGGCTTCTCCTGGGGCGGACAGTATACGAACAACTTAGTTAACAGCTACCCTGGCTTCTTCGCTGCCGCCGCACCTATGGCCCCGGTAAGCGGTTCACCGAACGCTGCGGCTAACGACGCTCACAACACCCTGGCCTATTGGATGTTTTTAAATGCTCATAATGTTGGAGGCTACCAGACTAACCTCAATAATTTCATCAATACCAATATGCCGAAAATGATTAACGCGAGAGCTTCACGCTTCGAAAGTAATGAGGTACTTACGTGGCCTTACAATCAATTTGATCAGCCGAATCTAAGACCGAATCCTGCCAACACACCTGTTCTGGCGGATTATATAGCGCATGAAGTCGAAGCGGCTGTTCTCTACAACGAGATAACGATGGGGACTTGGAGCATCGCTCCCACGGCGCAGTCATCCAACTTGCCTGCTTGGAACAACGATTACACCGATGTCTTTGATTGGATGTTTGCGCAGCGAAAACCGGTCGTACCCGGTGCGCCGAGCGGATTCAACTAAACAATATCTAACCTAAAGTGGCCCACTAAAGAATCATTTTAGAAAAAGTCCTTACTTTACTCCCCATAAGAAGACAGATTTAAGAAGCAATCCAGCAAAAAACGCCATCACATTTAAGTGATGGCGTTTCTCTTTGGAATGGAGCTGTCACTGAATTGAACTCATTAACTCGTAGAAATATTGAGGTTCATTCGTTTTGTTAAGATGATACCATGCATCTAATGTTTCT harbors:
- a CDS encoding sugar-binding protein, with the translated sequence MPKRFRKMLGFLCCLVMVVTLMPTSYAADNDNIEDAAAANETKAAMFGTPELGSNDPLWSQTMEHHINKSTVPTDPRPHATGTARILWDHDYLYARVVVNDSNLYQGAGGDHRYDSLEFYVGDGSSGSNQWRVSATGVFSGQAAPGRAAWTQITDTGYIVEMRIPKRDLILQEGNLTFEVYINNSTEKGADRYEVVSCFGIPDAAYTSSDSFTDSLQLISATELDTRFSITATAGPGGRITSVPPGDVLRVDQDSDKEITFTPDSGKVVDTVTVDGEIVPLSAGTYTFTNIEADHTIHVTFKNDPDASILPFIVWNDNFASGEYTTAVIIDLGEGKAALGSELRPDLFALSVRNTTLNGEAVTLEGPRKITRVYANDEPKVRGYVGPVSNSPDYRDGLASGRYIVVESEFYSESGGNTTLDGSSNSTKQVYTLSQKGQIVLTEGNPLHNVVFEQEKVVNPILDKFATFTDHSVNRSLYLHKDEDGNVMKGLPLYVYTHGMSRGGTNAAADQKAAMKSANGSVALMKKMAQNPEKYASHILNISYNGVSVPSTQNVKKVIDALIASGEVDPNRVYAAGFSWGGQYTNNLVNSYPGFFAAAAPMAPVSGSPNAAANDAHNTLAYWMFLNAHNVGGYQTNLNNFINTNMPKMINARASRFESNEVLTWPYNQFDQPNLRPNPANTPVLADYIAHEVEAAVLYNEITMGTWSIAPTAQSSNLPAWNNDYTDVFDWMFAQRKPVVPGAPSGFN